In Pongo abelii isolate AG06213 chromosome 15, NHGRI_mPonAbe1-v2.0_pri, whole genome shotgun sequence, a single window of DNA contains:
- the LOC134760122 gene encoding olfactory receptor 4K13, producing MERANHSVVSEFILLGLSKSQNLQILFFLGFSVVFVGIVLGNLLILVTVTFDARLHTPMYFLLINLSCIDMILASFATPKMIVDFLRERKTISWWGCYSQMFFMHLLGGSEMMLLVAMAIDRYVAICKPLHYMTIMSPRVLTGLLLSSYAVGFVHSSSQMAFMLNLPFCGPNVIDNFFCDLPLVIKLACKDTYILQLLVIADSGLLSLVCFLLLLTSYGVIIFSVRYRAASRSSKAFSTLSAHITVVTLFFAPCVFIYVWPFSRYSVDKILSVFYTIFTPLLNPIIYTLRNQEVKAAIKKRLHINLKHTF from the coding sequence ATGGAAAGAGCAAACCATTCAGTGGTATCTGAATTTATTTTGTTGGGACTTTCCAAATCTCAAAATCTTCAGATTTTATTCTTCTTGGGATTCTCTGTGGTCTTCGTGGGGATTGTGTTAGGAAACCTGCTCATCTTGGTGACTGTGACCTTTGATGCACGCCTTCACACACCAATGTATTTTCTGCTTATCAACCTCTCCTGCATTGATATGATCCTGGCTTCTTTTGCTACCCCTAAGATGATTGTAGATTTCCTCCGAGAACGTAAGACCATCTCATGGTGGGGATGTTATTCCCAGATGTTCTTTATGCACCTCCTGGGTGGGAGTGAGATGATGTTGCTTGTAGCCATGGCAATAGACAGGTATGTTGCCATATGCAAACCCTTGCATTACATGACCATCATGAGCCCACGGGTGCTCACTGGGCTATTGTTATCCTCCTATGCAGTTGGATTTGTGCACTCATCTAGTCAAATGGCTTTCATGTTGAATTTGCCCTTCTGTGGCCCCAATGTTATAGACAACTTTTTCTGTGACCTTCCCCTTGTGATTAAACTTGCCTGCAAGGACACCTACATCCTACAGCTCCTGGTCATTGCTGACAGTGGGCTCCTGTCACTGGTCTGCTTCCTCCTCTTGCTTACCTCCTATGGAGTCATAATATTCTCAGTTAGGTACCGTGCTGCTAGTCGATCCTCTAAGGCTTTCTCCACTCTGTCAGCTCACATCACAGTTGTGACTCTGTTCTTTGCTCCGTGTGTCTTTATCTATGTATGGCCCTTCAGCAGATACTCGGTAGATAAAATTCTTTCTGTGTTTTACACAATTTTCACACCTCTCTTAAATCCTATTATTTATACATTAAGAAATCAAGAGGTAaaagcagccattaaaaaaagactgcatataaatttaaaacatacctTTTAG